In Mycobacteriales bacterium, the DNA window GCGGTAGAGCCGGCTCACCCCTTTGGCGTCGACGAGCTTGCCGCCGATCCGCAGGCGGGTGAGGAACGTGCTTGCCATGCCGGAGCGGCCCTTGTCGAGGAACTCGACCAACGTCGCGTGCGTGCCCACGGCGACGATCAACGATGCGCCCTTGTCGTCGGCGAGGAGCAGCGCGACGTCCTCGCTGGTGCCGGCTGCGGGGAAGACGACCGGCGTGATGCCCAGCTCCTGGACCCGGGACAGGCCGGGCGACGCCCCGTCGCGGTAGGCATGCACGACGATCTCGGCGCCGCAGCACAGCGCCTCGTCGCTCACCGAGTCCATGTCACCCACGATGAGATGTGGCTTCAGGCCGCGCTCGAGCAGGGCGTCGGCTCCCCCGTCGACGCCGATCAGCATCGGCTTGTACTCGCGGATGTAGTGCCGCAGCGCGACCAGGTCCTCGCGGTAGGTGTAGCCGCGGACCACGACCAGGACGTGGCGTCCTTCGAGCGGGGTCGCGATGTCGGGTACGCCGACACCGTCGAGCAAGAGCTCGCGCTCTCGGCGGAGGTACTCCATCGTGTTGGAGGCGAAGGCCTCGAGCTGGGTGGACAGCCCTTCGCGGGCCTCGGCCATCGACCGGGCGAGCGTGTCAACGGTCTGCTCCGCCCCCTTGGCGAGGATCCGCCCGTCGAGGTCGAAGACGGTGTCTTCGTACAGCCGGACGCGATCGCCCTCACGCAGCTGCCCGAAGGCCTCCGGCCCGACGTCGTCGACCAGCGGGACACCCGAGGCCAGCAAGATCCCGGGGCCGAGGTTGGGGTATCGGCCGGAGATGCTGGGCGCCACGTTGACGACCGCGGCGACCTGGCACCGCACCAGCGCCTCGGCCGCGAGCCGGTCGAGATCGACGTGGTCGATGACGGCGATGTCGCCCGGACGCAGCCGGCGGGTCAGCGTCTTCGTCCGGCGGTCGAGCCGCACCGTGCCGACCACGCCGGGCGGCTGGTCGCCGGCGCGGGTCCGCCGCAGCGTCGCAAGCCTCATTACCCGGAAGTTTGCCAGAGCGAGGCAGCCAATAAGCCCAACCCGTCGTCAGGCCGGGTCGGTCTTTGCCGCGGCCGCCGTTGCGAGCAGCTCCTCCGCGTGATCCTGGGCAAGCGCGCTGTCCTCGAGTCCCCCGAGCATCCGCGACAGCTCGCGAAGCCGGGCCTGGCCGTCGACCAGGTCGACCTCGGTCGACGTCACGAGACCTTCCGCGCTTCGCGCCACCACCACATGCCGGTCGGCGAAGGCGGCGACCTGTGGCAGGTGGGTGACCACGATCACCTGCG includes these proteins:
- the steA gene encoding putative cytokinetic ring protein SteA, with product MRLATLRRTRAGDQPPGVVGTVRLDRRTKTLTRRLRPGDIAVIDHVDLDRLAAEALVRCQVAAVVNVAPSISGRYPNLGPGILLASGVPLVDDVGPEAFGQLREGDRVRLYEDTVFDLDGRILAKGAEQTVDTLARSMAEAREGLSTQLEAFASNTMEYLRRERELLLDGVGVPDIATPLEGRHVLVVVRGYTYREDLVALRHYIREYKPMLIGVDGGADALLERGLKPHLIVGDMDSVSDEALCCGAEIVVHAYRDGASPGLSRVQELGITPVVFPAAGTSEDVALLLADDKGASLIVAVGTHATLVEFLDKGRSGMASTFLTRLRIGGKLVDAKGVSRLYRSRIPMATLILLVLATAIAFAVALYVTPGGALYREYFSTDWEHFTRWLHGLL